The genomic DNA AAATAAACATACCTTGTTGACTTTTCAAGCGGGGAGAGGCCTATGCGGGAATCCTGGATTGCCTTTGTTGCAATGTTTGAAACGTCTTCAATGGCAATGTGCGCGCCCCCAAGCTCTGCAACAGAATCATCGCCAAAGCCGACAAGCACCCTCTCGTAGAATTCCTCTGCTTTGCTTGTCGCAACAAGCTGGGAAAAGCCCTGGTTTTTGGATTCGCAAACAATTGCATCGAACCCGGATTCCTGATTGTGGACAAACTCGTCAAGAAGCACGCGGCGCAGCGACTTTGTTGAGCGCGAATACCTTGAGAAAAGCGCGCCCATGACAACTTCCGGGAGGTTGACAAGCCCAAATATTGGCCTGTCTGTATTTGTGCAGAACCTTGACAGGACGGACTTTTCAGTATCGGTGAAAGTTTCTCCCATAAAGACATCAAGAAGTTTAAGACGCTTCAGTTTTTAAACCCTGTTTTGCGCTTTCGCTTTTTTTGCTATATAATGGATGCCAAAGGCGCAATACGCAAGATATGAAACAGCCTCAAGCATGGTGGGCCTTGCAGTATACCCTACAAGCGAACGAAGGATTGAGCCGACAGGACTGGAGTTTTCAAGAAATCCGCTTGTGTCCCAAAGCACAGGACCTGAATCAAGAAGGCCGGCCTCGTCAAATTCGTGCACTGCATGCGAAAGCAGTCCGGATGCAAACAGCACAAGTATGACACTAGTTGCAAGGAAAAACGGCCGGATATCCGAGTTTTTTGAAAGGATGAAGATTGCGCCTACAAGCAGCGCCGCTGATGCGATGCCTAGCAGAATCCACAGTAGTGACCAGTCCCCGCTGCTTGCAGCAGCAGAGGCAAATGTCAGAAGCACCAGCTCAAATCCCTCGCGGGCAACTGAAACAAATGAAAAAATGCCCAGGCCAATTGTTTCCTTTCTTGCAAGAAGCGATTTGGCCCTGCCCTCTATTTCGCCCTTGGAATAGAGATGCCAGAACGCCCAGACAATGAACCAGGTAATCATTGCAACTGCAATTATCATCAATGAGCCTTCAAAAATTGGCTCATTGGCCTTCCACACCTCGCCAAAAACATTGGTTATGCCAAATGCAAGCACAAGGCTTACTGCAAGCCCCCCAAGAACACCTGCAAAAACAATTTTTGAATGCTTCCAGTTGCCTGTTTTATGCAGGTAGAGAAGAATTATTGCAACTGCAAGGATTGCCTCAAGGCTTTCCCTAAATGAAATTATGAACTCCGAGAGCATTATACCAACAGCTAAAACCCCGGCGTATTGTGCCTTGGCTTCACCCTTGCGCTTCAAGAAAATGCATGCGTTTTGGCAGGGCTTGACAAAAATATAACCGAGTTATAAAAATATGATATGAAGCCAAAGCTTTAAAACGTTGGCAAGATTTGAACCGCGCCAAAACGAGGAGGAGAGCTAGACAAGACTGATGTTTTTGGCAAGAGTTGAGATTTTTAAAAGCGCCTTGCCCATGGCATTTTTTCCATTGCCAAAAGATTTTGAATAAATGTTTATGATTTCGCTTCCGATTATCACTCCGTCGGCGCCAGCAGACTTGTACAGGGCTGCCTGCTTAGAGTTTGATATCCCAAAACCGACGCACAATGTTTGCTTTTTTCCGGAAAGCCCACTTAATTTCCGCACAAAAGCGATGCTGCCAGGGCTTGCAAGGGATTTTGACCCAGTAGTGCCAGCTGCTGAAACAAGATATGTGAATAGATTAGTTCTCCCTGAATTAAGCATCTGCCTTGCCAGTCTGGACGGTGTGTTCGGGGCGACTAGGCATATCAGCTGGATTCCTTTTGATTTTGCAAGCCTTTCAAAAGTCTTGTCCTGGCCGTAAGGCAGGTCAGGGACAATCAATCCAACAACGCCGCATTTTCGCATCTTCCCTAGAAACTTCTCCTGGCCGTATGAGTATACTATGTTATAGTATGTCATGAAAACAAGCGGCGTTTTGAGGCCGATTCCCCTTATTTTTGATGCAAGCGAAAATGCCTTTTCAACATTCATCCCGGATTTAAGCGCACGCTGCGAGGCTGCCTGTATTGTCGGCCCGTCCGCGATTGGATCGGAAAATGGTATGCCTAACTCGATTGCATACGAGTGCGGGGCAAGAATCCTGGCAAGCCTGAATGTATTGCCTTCATCCGGGTCGCCGCAGCAAATGTAAGGAACGAATTTCATTTTATCACGCACGTTTGATTTGTGTGTATTGAATTGGCGCGCTAAATGCCGCCATCTAGCTCGCCTTGGATTTTCAATACATGCTCCACGTCCTTGTCTCCTCTTCCGGACAAGTTCACAATTATGATGCTTCCTTTTTTGCATGTTTTGGCAAGTTTCTCAAGGTATGCTATTGCATGGGCGCTTTCAAGAGCCGGGATAATGCCTTCTGTTTTTGCAAGAAGCTCAAAGCCCCTTAATGCTTCCTTGTCAGTGACACTGACATATTTTGCCCTGGCAGTGCTTGCAAGAAGCGCATGCTGCGGGCCTATGGCAGGATAGTCAAGGCCTGCAGAAACTGAGTGTGTCTCCATTATTTGCCCGAACTGGTCCTGCAAA from Candidatus Parvarchaeota archaeon includes the following:
- the trpA gene encoding tryptophan synthase subunit alpha, with protein sequence MQKRKHHNCELVRKRRQGRGACIENPRRARWRHLARQFNTHKSNVRDKMKFVPYICCGDPDEGNTFRLARILAPHSYAIELGIPFSDPIADGPTIQAASQRALKSGMNVEKAFSLASKIRGIGLKTPLVFMTYYNIVYSYGQEKFLGKMRKCGVVGLIVPDLPYGQDKTFERLAKSKGIQLICLVAPNTPSRLARQMLNSGRTNLFTYLVSAAGTTGSKSLASPGSIAFVRKLSGLSGKKQTLCVGFGISNSKQAALYKSAGADGVIIGSEIINIYSKSFGNGKNAMGKALLKISTLAKNISLV
- a CDS encoding thymidylate synthase, which codes for MGETFTDTEKSVLSRFCTNTDRPIFGLVNLPEVVMGALFSRYSRSTKSLRRVLLDEFVHNQESGFDAIVCESKNQGFSQLVATSKAEEFYERVLVGFGDDSVAELGGAHIAIEDVSNIATKAIQDSRIGLSPLEKSTRYVY